The genome window GCGAGAGCCCTTGCTACCACTGCCTGTACGGACACGGCAGCGAAGCCGAACTGACCTGCAGCGAGGCCGGCGTGGTCGGGCCGCTGGTCGGTCTGGTCGGCAGCTTGCAGGCGCTGGAAGCGTTGAAACTGCTGGTCGGCTTTGGCGAGCCATTAGTGGGGCGTTTGTTGCTGATCGACGCTCTGGGTTCGCGCTTCCGTGAGCTGCGGGTCAAGCGCGATCCGGGCTGCAGCGTCTGTGGCGCCCGCCATGCGTGAAGCGCCGATCGGCGTGTTCGATTCCGGGGTCGGCGGCTTGTCGGTTCTCGGCGAAATTCAGCGCTTGCTGCCCAACGAATCGCTGCTTTATGTCGCCGATTGCGGGCACATTCCTTACGGCGAGAAAACCCCGGAATTCATCCGCCAGCGTTGCAGTGCGATGGCAGGGTTTTTTCGCGAGCAGGGTGCCAAGGCTTTGGTGCTGGCGTGCAATACCGCGACTGTGGCCGGTGTTGCCGACTTGCGTCGCGACTTTCCCGAATGGCCGATTGTCGGCATGGAACCGGCGGTCAAACCGGCCGCTGCGGCCACGCGAAGCGGCGTGGTTGGCGTCCTGGCCACGACAGGCACATTGCAGAGCGCAAAGTTTGCCGCGTTGCTCGATCGTTTCGCGGTTGACATAAAAGTCATCACCCAGCCATGTCCGGGACTGGTCGAGCTGATCGAAACGGGTGATCTGCACAGCGCCGAATTACGCACTTTATTGCAAGGTTACGTCGCTCCATTGCTGGCGCAAAACTGCGACACGATCATCCTGGGCTGCACCCATTATCCCTTTCTGAAACCGTTACTGAGATCGATGATCGCCGACGATGTCAGCCTGATCGATACCGGAGCTGCCGTGGCCCGGCAGTTGCAGCGTTTGCTCGCCGAGCGTGATCTGCTGGCGCAATGTCCGAGCCAGCCGGTGAAGTTCTGGACCAGCGCCGATCCGCAGTCCCTCAGAAAAATCCTACCGTTGCTGGGCCAAACTGCGTCGAATGTGCAAAACTTCGACTTGTAAAAAAAATGTGAAATAACTGAAAAAACGCTGAACTTCTGACCAAGCGCGGATTTCTATAGCGACAGCAGCAACTAAAAACCAAACGATCGTTCCGGAAAAGGAAGTTTCAAAGTGAAGCGACTATTCTGCTTGGCCGCGATTGCGGCCGCACTGATGGGGCAAAGCATTTCTGCACAAGCCGCTGGCGTTGAATTCGCCGTCGGCGGTACCAGCGATTCGACAATGACGTATCGCTTAGGCATGAATTTCGACTGGGACAAGAGCTGGCTGCAGAGCGACGTTGGTCGCCTGACCGGCTACTGGAGCGGTGCCTACACGTATTGGGAAGGTGACAAGACTTCCAGCAACAACAGCCTGTCGTTCTCGCCTGTATTCGTTTACGAGTTTGCCGGTAAGTCGGTCAAACCGTACGTGGAAGCGGGTATCGGCGCGGCGTTCTTCTCCAACACCGAATATGAGAGCAACAAGCTGGGCGGTTCCTTCCAGTTCGAAGACCGCATCGGTTTCGGCCTGCGCTTCAACGGCGGACACGAAGTCGGCATCCGCGCCACGCACTACTCCAACGCCGGCCTGTCCAGCGACAACGATGGTGTAGAAAGCTACGCGCTGCATTACACAATGCCGCTGTAACACGCCGCTACGCGGAACCAACGTGGGAGCGAGCCTGCTCGCGAAAGCCGAGTGTCAGTCAATTCAAATGGTGGCTGACACACCGCCTTCGCGAGCAGGCTCGCTCCCACAGTTGTTTCTGCGTTGTCAAAGAAATCAGCGGTAGGCTGTCGCAATACCCCGGCGCTCTTCGATGCACTCCGGCGCGCCCATTTCAAACTCGCGGCAAATCAGCGGGCGTCGTTCATAGATCGTGCACATCATGCTGTCGCGATCCAGTGCCGCGCACCAGCCGTCGTCCAGACGCAGCATCACTTCACCGCCCCATTCATCGGTATCGATAAAGCGATCAGGCACGCCGGTGTCGGTGATCAGCATCACTTCGAGCTGGCAGCAGCACGCCGCACAGGTCGAGCAGGTGACCGCCGGTTCGGCAATTTGGGTGTGAGGGATGGTTTTCATAGCGGCAGTGTAAGGCAGTGATCGCTTTGGGTGTGAAAGCGCTGACGGACGCTCACGGCGCCAGACGCCGCGCCATCAAATGCAACAGTGGGAACAAGCCTGCCCAGAGCAGCCCGATAACGATCAGCGTCGCCGCCTCGCCATAGGGAAATTGCACGCCCGCCAGGCGTCCGCCAGCGTAGTACGACAATGCGCCGCCCACCGCGCCAAGTGCGCTGGCCAGCCACCATGGCCGCGCGCTCCAGGCCAGGCAGTGGCGCAACGTGGTGGCGAGCAGCGCCCACAGCAGCTTCAGCCACAGCGGAATCAGCGGTGACGCGTCTGCAAAGCGGAACACGTCGAGGTAACGCAGGACACTGTCCACCGCCGTGCCGACAATCACCACGCACAGAATCAAACGTCCTTCTGCCGCCCAACTGCTGATCCAGCGCAGATGAATCACCAGAGCCGCCAGCGCCAGCAACAGCCATAAACTGTTGCCGCCGAGCACGCAGGCCAGCCAGCCGAGCTGAAACAGCACGGCATTGGCGATTTGCTCACGCATCGAAGCGCCCGAGCAACGGCGCGGTCATCGCCGCCGGTTTGGCCAGCAGCAATTGCGCGGTGCCGATGGTGCGTTCGAGGAATCCGCCCTCGCAGTAGCACAGATAGAACTCCCACAAACGCAGGAAATAATCGTCGTAGCCCAGTTCGCTCAGGCGACCGTGGGCGAGGCGAAAGTTCTCGTGCCACAGGCGCAGGGTCTTGGCGTAATGCAGGCCGAAATCTTCCATGTGCAGCAGGTTCATGTCGGTTTCGCGGCTGACCACATCGAGCATCTTGTGCACCGAGGGCAGGGCGCCGCCGGGGAAGATGTAGCGCTGGATAAAGTCGACGCTGCGCTTGGCCTGTTCGTAGCGTTGTTCGCGAATGGTGATCGCCTGGAGCAGCATCAGGCCGTTGCTCTTGAGCAACTGCGCGCATTGCTTGAAGTAGGTGGGCAGGAACCGATGGCCGACCGCTTCGATCATCTCGATCGACACCAGTTTGTCGTACTCGCCGCTGAGGTCGCGGTAATCCTTGAGCAGCAAGGTGACGCGGTCCTGCAAGCCCAATTGTTCGATGCGTTTGGCAGTGAACGCGAACTGCTCTTTCGACAGCGTCGTGGTGGTCACGCGGCAACCGTAATGCTGCGCCGCGTACAACGCCATGCTGCCCCAACCAGTGCCGATTTCCAGCAGGTGGTCGCTGGGCTTGAGCGCGAGTTTCTGGCAGATGCGCTCGAGTTTGTTCAGTTGCGCCTGTTCCAGGGTGTCGCTCGGCGAAAGGAACTGGGCGGCGGAATACATCATGGTCGGGTCGAGAAACTGTTCGAACAGTTCATTGCCGAGGTCGTAGTGCGCGGCGATGTTTTTCTGCGAACCCTTGCGCGTGTTGCGATTGAGCCAGTGCAGGCCTTGCACGAAGGGCCGGCCGAGACGCGCCAGGCTACCCTCCATGGCATCGAGTACATCGAGATTGCTGACGAACACGCGCACCACAGCAGTCAGGTCCGGCGAACTCCAATAGCCGTGGATGAATGCTTCGCCGGCGCCGATCGAGCCGCTGCTGGCGACCATGCCCCACAGGGCCGGGTCGAGTACATGGACTTCGCCGAGCAGAGCACTGCCCGGGGTGCCGAAAAGCATTTGTTCGCCATCCTCGACGACCATCAATTGTCCGTGTTTAAGCTGGGCCAATTGGCGCAACACGCCACGGCGCAGCAGCGAGCCGGTCAAACCGTTGGTGCTGAAGCGACCGAGCGGCAGGCTAGAGGATTTCATGGTGCGGCTCCTTCGGAGGCACAGTGGCGGTTTTAAAGCTGCCGTCGGCAGCCTGGTGAGGGAAGATCGGCGCGCGCTTGAGCAGCAGTCGCAGTGCTTGCCAGTAAATCGCCAAAGCGGTTTTTGCGGTCATCCACGGAAAGCGCCGCAGGTAGCGATGCAGGCTGCGACGATCGAGCGGTTCACGGCGCAGATTGAGCGTGGCGTCGAACAGTTTCTCGTTGCCCTGCCAGTCGGCCATGTGCACGCCGAGGCTTTGCGCAGCCGGGCTGAAGCTCATGCGGTATTCGAGGTCGCGGGGCAGAAACGGCGAGACGTGAAACGCCTTGGCCACAGCGAAATGCTGGTGGAAATCCACCAGGCTCGTCGGCACCTGCGCCGGCAGCACATAGTGATAACGCTCGCGCCACGGCGTGTTGGTCACTTCACAAACGATCGCCGCCAGTTGCCCGTCGGCTTCATGGCAATAGAAGAAACTCACCGGATTGAACGACAACCCCCAACTGCGCGGCTGGGTCAGCAGGCATACCGCGCCTTGTGGCTCATGACCGATGGCTGCACCGACCTGCTGGCGCACCGCGTCGATCAGGCGCATGCCCTTGCCGGTGAAGGCTTTGAGGTAATCGGTTTCGCGAAACGAGAACGGCGCAAAGCGGCTGCGCCCCGCCAGCGGCGACAAGGCCAGCACGGCGTCCTGTTCGCTCAGGTCGAGGTAGAGCAAACCGATGCGGTAGCGGAATTCGTGGCGGCGCGGCGAAAAACGTCGGTGGCCGATCACGCCGTTGTACAGAGCGCTGTTCACAGGGTTTCACCGAGCGCGGCGGCCACGCGCAAGCCGCTGACCACGCCATCTTCGTGAAAACCGTTGGCCCAGTAGGCGCCGCAATAATGTGTGTGCTGCTCGCCATCGAGTTCGCCCCAACGGTTTTGCGCGGCCGCTGCGGCGAGGGTGTATTGCGGGTGGGCGTAGGTATAGCGGGCCAGCACTTTATCCGGGCTGATGCCGGCAGTCTGGTTGAGGCTGACGCAGAACGTAGTGTCGCTCTCGATACCCTGCAGGATGTTCATGTTGTAGGTGACCGCCGCGCGCGTGTGGCCGGCGCCGCCGAGGCGATAATTCCAGCTGGCCCAGGCCAGTTTGCGCGTCGGCAGCAGGCGCGTGTCGGTGTGCAGCACGACGTCGTTGTCGGCGTAGAGCAGGGCACCGAGAATCGAACGCTCGACGTCGCTCGGGTTGGCCAGCAGGTTCAGCGCCTGATCGCTGTGACAGGCGAACACCACTTTGTCGAAATGTTCGAGGCCGGCCGGGCTGTGGATAACCACGCCGTGCTGGTTGCGCTCGACGCGCTTGACCGGGCAGTTCAGGCGAATCCTGTCGCTGAACGAAGCGGTCAGTGGCGCCACATAAGCACTGGAACCGCCTTCAATGACCTGCCACTGCGGACGATCGCTGACTGAGAGCAGGCCATGATTCTTGAAGAAACGCAGGAAGAATTGCAGCGGGAAATTGAGCATTTCCGCCATCGGCATCGACCAGATCGCCGCCCCCATCGGCACGATGTAATGCAGGATGAAACGCTCGCCGTAGCCGCCAGCCTTGAGGTAATCATCGAGGGTGGTATCGGCGGCGATGCGCAGTTCCACCAGGTCGCGCTGCGCTTCTTTGTTGAAGCGCAGAATGTCGCGCAGCATGCCCCAGAACCCCGGCGACAACAGATTGCTGCGCTGGGCGAACAGGCTGTTGAGATTGTTGCCGTTGTACTCCACGCCAGTGTCCGGGTCGGTTACCGAAAAGCTCATTTCGGTCGGCTTGAACGCCACGCCGAGCTGGTTGAGCAAGCGAATGAAGTTCGGGTAAGTCCAGTCGTTGAAGACGATGAAACCGGTATCGATGGCGAACGATTGCCCGGCCACGCTGACCGGTACGGTGTGGGTATGGCCGCCGACCCAGTCACTGGCTTCGAACACGGTGATGTCGTGGCGGCGGTTCAGCAGGTAGGCGCAGGTCAGGCCGGCGATACCGCTGCCAATCACGGCGATTTTCATATCGGGTCCCGCTGCGGTGGGTTCTTGCGCACCATGCGTTTGCCGATCGCCAGTTGCGCGCGGGCCGGCAGTTTCGACAGCGGCCACAGCGCGGCCATGAACAGCCCCGGGAAGGCAATTTCCAGCGGCCGGTCCTTGAGTTTGGCGAAGATGTGCCGCGCCGCTTTATCCGCAGGCCAGCTCAGCGGCATCGGGAAATCGTTCCTCTCGGTCAGCGGCGTTTCGACAAAACCCGGGCTGATGATGGTGACTTCGATACCTTCATCCGCCAGATCGATGCGCAGCGATTCGAACAGGTAACGCAGCCCGGCCTTCGATGCGCCATAGGCTTCGGCCCGTGGCAGCGGCAGGTAAGTCACCGAGCTGGCCATGCCGACCAGATGCGGCGCGGTGCCTTTGCGCAACAGCGGCAGGGCGGCTTCGATGCAATAGCTGCTGGCGAGCAGATTGGTGCGCACCACGTGCTCGATGATCGAGGAATCGAACTGGCGCGCGTCGACATATTCACAGGTGCCGGCGTTGAGAATCACGCTGTCCAGCGACCCCCAGGCCTCGGCGATCTGCTCACCGATTTCGCGCACGGTCTGACTGTTGGTCAGATCGCCGGGCACCACCAGCACCTGGCCAGGATAGCGCTGGGACAAGACTTTCAGCGGCGCAGTCGAGCGCGAGCTGACCGCCAGATGCGCGCCGCTTTTCAGAATGTCCTCGCACAATGCTGCGCCGATGCCACTGCTGGCGCCGGTCAACCAATACCGCCGTGGAGGTGTACGACTCATCCCATTCTCCTTTTCAGCCAGGCAATCGCCCGGCCCAATATTGGCAAGTGTTCATACAGCAGCGCCCCGGCATCGAAATAATCCCGATGGCGATAAACCTTGTCGCGCCAGAGCAGGTGCGAGCAGCCACCGACCCTGATTTCCCGACCGTTGGCCAGGCGCGGATGGCGATAACTCATGACCCAGCGCAGGTAACCCTCACCTTCGCGGATCTGGTCAAAGCCGTGAAAATCGAAACGCAGATCGCTGACGTTGGCGTACAGCTCACTGAAGTAATCCCGCAGTTGTGCCAGGCCCTGAACTTCGTGCAGCGGATCGGTGAAATGAATGTCGTCGCTGTACAACTCGCCGAGGCGATGCAGGTTGTCTTTGTTCAACCCGGAAAACTCGCGGGCGAAGCTGCGCAGGAATTCACTCATCGCTGCCGCCCACAGGTTGGCGCGACGGCAGGTTCTTGAACGCCGTCAGCGCACGCTCGCGTGAAGTGCTGAGATTAACGATCGGCGCCGGATAATCGGCCACGCCGAACAGTCCTCCGGCTGCCACCGGATTGTGCACTTGCTTCTTGTTGAGCCCGGCCAGTTCCGGCAACCAGTGCTTGATGAACACGCCTTCGGCATCGAATTTTTCCGACTGACTCAGCGGGTTGAAGATACGGAAGTACGGCGCCGAGTCGGTGCCGGTCGACGAGCTCCATTGCCAGCCACCGTTGTTGGCCGCCAGGTCGCCGTCGATCAGGTGGCGCATGAAAAAGCGTTCGCCCTCGCGCCAGTCGATCAACAGATTTTTGGTCAGGAACATCGCCACGACCATGCGCAGGCGATTATGCATCCAGCCGGTTTCGAGCAATTGGCGCATCGCCGCGTCGATGATCGGCAGTCCGGTGCGTGCCTCCTGCCAGGCCTTGAGTTCTTCCGGCGCATCGCGCCAGGCCAGCGCCTCGGTTTCCGGGCGGAAGGCGCGATGCCGCGAGACGCGTGGATAGCCGACCAGAATGTGTTTATAGAACTCGCGCCACAGCAGCTCGTTGATCCAGGTCACCGCGCCGACCTTGCCGCTTTCGAACTCGCCCTGATTGCTTTGCAGTGCAGCGTGCAGGCACTGGCGTGGCGAGATCACGCCGGCGGCGAGGTACGCCGACAATTGGCTGGTGCCAGGTTTGGCCGGGAAGTCGCGTTCGCTGCGGTAATAATCGATCTGCGCATCGGTGAAGGTGTCGAGGCGGCGCCGCGCCTCTTGCTCGCCGGCCGGCCACAAGGCGCGCAGGGATTCGCTCGGCGTGGCGAAGCCTTTGACCGCCTCGGGAATTGCGTCACTTTCGATATCCAGCGCGGCCTGTTTACCCGGTGCTTTGATCAATGCCGGCATCGAGCGGTGCAGGCGTTCGTAGCAGACCTTGCGGAACTGACTGAACACCTGGAAATAGGTGCCGGTCTTGGTCAGGATCGTGCCGGGTTTGAACAGCAACTGATCCAGATAGCTGTGGAACTCGATGCCCTCGGCCCGCATCGTTTCGGCCACGGCTTCATCGCGGCGGCTTTCGTGAACGCCGTATTCCTCGTTGACGTGCACCGCCTCGATCTTCAGTTGCCGACAGAGCTTGAGCAGCTCTGCCGGTGCCTGCTCCCAGTGCGGCGCGCTGCGAATCAACAACGGGATGTTCAGCGCGCCGAGGCTTTGGCTCAGTTCGCGCAAATTGCGCAGCCAGAAATCCACTTTGCACGGCGCATCGTCGTGCTCCAGCCATTGCTGCGGACTCAACAGATACACCGCCACGGTCGGGCCGCGCGCTGCGGCGGCCGCGAGGGCAGTGTTGTCATGTTGGCGCAAGTCGCTGCGCAGCCAGATCAATTGCATGTGATTAAACCCATCATCAAATCAATCCGCGCTCGAGCAGCGCCTGATGGGCTGCTAGCGGATCTTCGGCCAGGAACAGATCGGTGGCTTGGGCGGTGCGTGCTGACAGCTCGGCGTGGTGGATGTGCACCGCAGGTCCGGCGATCAGGGTCGGACAATTGACGTTCGCCAACAGCTTCGGCAACTGCGCCAGTTGCAAGGCTTTGCTCGAATACAACAGCACGCCACGGGCCTGCAGATGCTCGACGGTCAGCGCCAGTTCGCCGGCCGGCAGCGGCCAGTCGAACACCTGCACCGGGCAATCGGCACTGCTGATCAGCCATGCGCACAGCCACAGATGCGGCTCCAGCGGCAGGTCGGAATGATTGATCAACAGCAGCGGCGCCGAATGCAACTGGCGGTTGTTATGGTAGATGCGTGCGCCGAACTTGCTGCGCAGCCAGGAATAGAAAAACGCGCGCTCCATCTGCGCGCCGAACTGGCCCTGCCAGCGCTGTTCGAGCTCGGCCAGCAGCGGCATCAGCAACTGCTCGCACAAGGTGCGTGGCGGGTACAGGGCGATGGCCTGATTGACGCTGTCATCCAGCGTGCGCTCATTCAGTGCGGTCACCGCCGAAAGCAATGTCTGGCGCAGACGCTGCCAGTCGTTCTCCACGGTTTCGGTGAAGGCTTGCGGTGCGTCCAGCAATGGCTTGACCTGGCTGACCGCAACTCCGCGGTTGAGCCAGGTGAGGATGGCCATGATCCGCTGCACATGTTCAGCGCTGTAGAGTCGATGGCCCTTGGGCGTGCGCTGCGGCACCACCAACCCATAGCGACGTTCCCACGCGCGCAGGGTGATGGCGTTGACGCCGGTCTGCCGCGCGACTTCGCGAATTGGCAACCAGCCCTCGTCGAGGGCTTTCTTGAAGTCGGCGCCGAGGTCTTCCCGGGCGCTGCTGTCGGTTTTATCGTTCATTAGATCGCGTTTCGCAGACTGAGGTTTTCCGGATGCGGCTGCAGGTAAACCTGCTGCGCGATGTACGGGTCCGGATGGAGTCGAAAGTGGTGTTTGAGCAGCGTCAACGGCACCACCAGCGGCACGATGCCCTGACGGTACTGGCCGATGATCTGCTGCATTTCCTGTTTGTCTTCGGCGCTCAGCGATTGTTTCAAATAACCGCTGAGGTGCAGCAGCACGTTGCAATGGGTGCCGCGCGTGGCGCATTTCCTCAGCGCGGCCATCAGTTCGCTGAAATAGCGCGGGCCGAGTTCGGCGGGATCACTGTCGGCCATGTTGCCGAGCATCTTGCCGAGGTTTTTGTATTGCAACGGGTTGTGCGCCATCAGCAGGTACTTGTAGCGCGAATGGAATTCGGTGAGGGCGCGGCGGCTCAGGCCTTCGGCGAGCACTTGTTGCCAGGCGCTGTAGGCCAGGACGCGGGTGATGAAGTTTTCCCGCAGCACCGGATCGTTGAGGCGCCCGGCTTCTTCCACCGGCAGATCCGGATGTTGGGCACAGAATGCCTGCGCATAGATGCCGCGTCCGCCACCATTCACTGGCGCGCCGTTGTCGTGATAGACCTTGACCCGTTCCAGCCCGCAGGAGGGCGACTGCTGCATGAAGATGTAGCCGGACAGGTCCTGCAACTCGGCGGCCATTTTCTCGCCGTATTCGGCCAGCGGCCTGGTGACGTTGATGGTCCGGTCGACGGTGCCGACTGCCTCGGGCTGTTCAGGGTCGCCGACCAGCCGGATCGGCTCACGGGGAATGCCCATGCCGATGGCGACTTCCGGGCACAGCGGGACGAAATCGAAATATTCGGCGAGGGTACGGCTGCATAGCCGCGATTCCTTGTGCCCACCGTTGTAGCGCACTTCTTCGCCCAACAGGCAGGCGCTGATGGCGATCTTCGGCTTGGACAGGGAAGCAGTAGACATGAGCACCTCGAATCTATACCTGTACAGAGAGTTACCTCTGTACAACTTTTCCTCAGCATAGATCGATGGATGTACAAGTCAAATGATTTGTATAAGATTTTTGTGCGGCGTTGATCTGTGGGAGCGAGCGTGCTCGCGAAAGCAGTGGGTCAGTAAAGGAATTTGTATCTGATACAGCGCTTTCGCGAGCAGGCTCGCCACCACAAGGGAAATCTATTTCCAGCCGAGTAACCAGAGCTTGCTGTCTTTCAGCACTTGCCAATCCAGCCGCTCGCTACGCTGGGTCAGCACCGCCTGCAATTCAACTTCCAGCACCGTACCTTCCTCGTCGCGGATCAGTTCGGTGATCAGAAAATGTTTTTCGCGGTTTTGCGGCTGGGCTGCTGTCCACTTCGACAGCAGCAATTTGCGCGGATTGATGCGATTCATTGCAGGTGTTCGTGCAAGCGACGTGCAGCCTCCTGACCACTGAGCCAGGCCCCTTCAACGCGGCCCGACAGGCACCAGTCGCCACAGGCGTACAGGCCCAGATCGACATCAGCCAGTGTGGTCCATTCATGGCCGGTAGCGGGGCGGGCGTAGAGCCAGCGGTGGGCGAGGCTGAAGGTCGGCGCAGGCATGGCGCTGTGCAACAGTTCGGCGAAAGCACCGTGCAGATGTTCGATTACTGCTTCCTTGGAGAGGTCGATGTGTTGCCGGCTCCAGGCGCTGGTCGCATGCAGCACCCACGTGTCAAGGGTGCTGTCGCGCCCGGGTTTGCTGCGGTTGCGCGCCAGCCAGTCGAGTGGGCTGTCCTGTACGAAGCAGCCTTCGATTGGCGTATCGAGTGGGGTTTCGAAGGCAAGGGCGACCGCCCAGGTCGGCTCCATTTTCACCCCGGCAGCGACGCCGGCGAGTTTCGGCGCGGCGGCCAGCAACGCGGTGGCTTGCGGTGCCGGTGTGGCGATCACCACATGGCTGAAGGGGCCGTGGGTGCAGCCGTCGGCGTCCTGCAGATGCCAGTGTTCTTCGCCGCGATAGACCTCGGTGATGCGGCAGGCAAACTGCACGTCCAGGCCATCGAGCAGGCCGCGAGTGATGGCGCTCATGCGCGGCGTGCCGACCCAGCGGGTCTGCTCGTCCGGCGACATGTTCAGTTGGCCGCCCTGGAAGGTGTACAGCTGCGGCGCCCACTCGGCGGCCCAGCCCTGGCTCTGCCAGCGCTGCACTTCGGTGACGAAGCGCCGGTCACGCGCGGTGAAGTATTGAGCGCCCATGTCCAGCGAGCCAGCGTCGCTGCGCTTGCTCGACATGCGCCCGCCGCTGCCGCGGCTTTTATCGAACAGTTGAACGGTATGCCCGGTCTCTGTCAGAGCCTGGGCGGCGGAGAGCCCGGCGATGCCGGTGCCGATGATTGCGATAGGTACAGTCATAGGGGCCTCGTTTACCTTTCTGTACAGACTACGCCGTCGATGAAACCTGTACAATTCTGTTTTTTGGTATAACTTCTAGCGTTCTCGTTCTGACAGCTTGGCCTATTGTTAAACCATAGAGCCTGCCCGATCGAAAAGATCCCTGCCTATAAAAATAGACTAGTGATCCGGGTTAAACGCCACGCGAGGAAGATGTCATGCACATATTGCTGACCGGCGGTACTGGTTTGATCGGACGTCAGCTCTGCCGGCACTGGCTGGAGCAGGGCCATCGGCTGACGGTGTGGAGTCGCCGCGCGGAAAAAGTCGCGCAGATCTACGGCGCGCAAGTGCGCGGAATTTCGCGTCTGGAGGACCTCGGCGAAGAGCCGCTGGATGCGATCGTCAACCTCGCCGGTGCGCCGATTGCCGACCGCCCCTGGACCCATCGACGCAAGGCGTTGCTGTGGAGCAGCCGCATCACCCTGACGGAAACGCTGCTGGCGTGGCTGGAAACCCGCGCGCAGAAACCGGCGCTGCTGATTTCCGGCTCGGCGATCGGCTGGTACGGCGACGGTGGCGAACGCGAGTTGACTGAAGAATCACCGCCCGGCATCGACGACTTCGCCAGTCAGTTGTGCATCGCCTGGGAAGAGACCGCGCTGCGTGCCGAGAACCTCGGCATCCGCGTGGTGCTGGTGCGAACCGGTCTGGTGCTGTCGGCTGAGGGCGGCTTTTTGTCGCGGCTGTTGCTGCCGTTCAAGCTCGGGCTGGGTGGGCCTTTGGGCAATGGTCGGCAGTGGATGCCGTGGATTCACATCGACGATCAAATCGCCCTGATTGATTTTCTTCTGCACCGGAATCAGGCCAGCGGTCCTTATAATGCCTGCGCGCCGAAACCTGTGCGCAACCGCGAATTTGCCAAGACCCTGGGCAGTGTGTTGCACCGCCCGGCGTTCATGCCGATGCCGACCCTGGCGCTGAAAGTCATGCTCGGCGA of Pseudomonas triticicola contains these proteins:
- the phrB gene encoding deoxyribodipyrimidine photo-lyase, which encodes MQLIWLRSDLRQHDNTALAAAAARGPTVAVYLLSPQQWLEHDDAPCKVDFWLRNLRELSQSLGALNIPLLIRSAPHWEQAPAELLKLCRQLKIEAVHVNEEYGVHESRRDEAVAETMRAEGIEFHSYLDQLLFKPGTILTKTGTYFQVFSQFRKVCYERLHRSMPALIKAPGKQAALDIESDAIPEAVKGFATPSESLRALWPAGEQEARRRLDTFTDAQIDYYRSERDFPAKPGTSQLSAYLAAGVISPRQCLHAALQSNQGEFESGKVGAVTWINELLWREFYKHILVGYPRVSRHRAFRPETEALAWRDAPEELKAWQEARTGLPIIDAAMRQLLETGWMHNRLRMVVAMFLTKNLLIDWREGERFFMRHLIDGDLAANNGGWQWSSSTGTDSAPYFRIFNPLSQSEKFDAEGVFIKHWLPELAGLNKKQVHNPVAAGGLFGVADYPAPIVNLSTSRERALTAFKNLPSRQPVGGSDE
- a CDS encoding MerR family transcriptional regulator; translation: MNDKTDSSAREDLGADFKKALDEGWLPIREVARQTGVNAITLRAWERRYGLVVPQRTPKGHRLYSAEHVQRIMAILTWLNRGVAVSQVKPLLDAPQAFTETVENDWQRLRQTLLSAVTALNERTLDDSVNQAIALYPPRTLCEQLLMPLLAELEQRWQGQFGAQMERAFFYSWLRSKFGARIYHNNRQLHSAPLLLINHSDLPLEPHLWLCAWLISSADCPVQVFDWPLPAGELALTVEHLQARGVLLYSSKALQLAQLPKLLANVNCPTLIAGPAVHIHHAELSARTAQATDLFLAEDPLAAHQALLERGLI
- a CDS encoding YbgA family protein, which gives rise to MSTASLSKPKIAISACLLGEEVRYNGGHKESRLCSRTLAEYFDFVPLCPEVAIGMGIPREPIRLVGDPEQPEAVGTVDRTINVTRPLAEYGEKMAAELQDLSGYIFMQQSPSCGLERVKVYHDNGAPVNGGGRGIYAQAFCAQHPDLPVEEAGRLNDPVLRENFITRVLAYSAWQQVLAEGLSRRALTEFHSRYKYLLMAHNPLQYKNLGKMLGNMADSDPAELGPRYFSELMAALRKCATRGTHCNVLLHLSGYLKQSLSAEDKQEMQQIIGQYRQGIVPLVVPLTLLKHHFRLHPDPYIAQQVYLQPHPENLSLRNAI
- a CDS encoding TIGR02450 family Trp-rich protein, translated to MNRINPRKLLLSKWTAAQPQNREKHFLITELIRDEEGTVLEVELQAVLTQRSERLDWQVLKDSKLWLLGWK
- a CDS encoding NAD(P)/FAD-dependent oxidoreductase, with the translated sequence MTVPIAIIGTGIAGLSAAQALTETGHTVQLFDKSRGSGGRMSSKRSDAGSLDMGAQYFTARDRRFVTEVQRWQSQGWAAEWAPQLYTFQGGQLNMSPDEQTRWVGTPRMSAITRGLLDGLDVQFACRITEVYRGEEHWHLQDADGCTHGPFSHVVIATPAPQATALLAAAPKLAGVAAGVKMEPTWAVALAFETPLDTPIEGCFVQDSPLDWLARNRSKPGRDSTLDTWVLHATSAWSRQHIDLSKEAVIEHLHGAFAELLHSAMPAPTFSLAHRWLYARPATGHEWTTLADVDLGLYACGDWCLSGRVEGAWLSGQEAARRLHEHLQ
- a CDS encoding TIGR01777 family oxidoreductase codes for the protein MHILLTGGTGLIGRQLCRHWLEQGHRLTVWSRRAEKVAQIYGAQVRGISRLEDLGEEPLDAIVNLAGAPIADRPWTHRRKALLWSSRITLTETLLAWLETRAQKPALLISGSAIGWYGDGGERELTEESPPGIDDFASQLCIAWEETALRAENLGIRVVLVRTGLVLSAEGGFLSRLLLPFKLGLGGPLGNGRQWMPWIHIDDQIALIDFLLHRNQASGPYNACAPKPVRNREFAKTLGSVLHRPAFMPMPTLALKVMLGELSLLLLGGQRATPARLLEAGFAFRFTDLRAALDDLSSRL